One Acetobacterium sp. KB-1 DNA segment encodes these proteins:
- a CDS encoding major capsid protein — protein MTAENITAVQTAFTDAIGDMSAPVIAIMTAGLGLTVIFAVYKLAAKAFKRSTN, from the coding sequence ATGACTGCTGAAAATATTACGGCTGTTCAAACAGCATTTACTGATGCTATTGGAGACATGTCTGCTCCTGTAATTGCAATTATGACTGCTGGACTTGGCCTTACTGTTATCTTTGCTGTTTATAAATTGGCTGCAAAAGCATTCAAGAGATCTACAAATTAA
- a CDS encoding transposase encodes MTQYSDEFKEHIIQQMLPPISKSVRQLHNETGVSEQTLFKWKKQAKASGMAAPSGTGTSEDWSSEDKFLIVLETARMNQAELAEYSREKGLYVEQIEAWRDACINANGSVANESKRLKKDLSESKKQVTQLNRELKRKEAALAETAALLVLRKKAQAIWGEPEDE; translated from the coding sequence ATGACACAATATAGCGATGAATTCAAAGAACATATTATACAGCAGATGTTGCCGCCGATCAGCAAATCAGTTCGTCAGCTGCATAATGAAACCGGTGTTTCAGAGCAGACACTTTTCAAGTGGAAGAAGCAGGCAAAAGCGTCCGGAATGGCAGCACCATCGGGAACAGGAACTTCAGAAGACTGGTCCAGTGAGGATAAATTTCTGATCGTCCTGGAAACAGCCCGTATGAATCAGGCTGAGCTGGCTGAATATAGCCGTGAAAAAGGCCTTTATGTTGAACAAATCGAAGCCTGGCGTGATGCCTGCATCAATGCCAATGGGAGTGTTGCCAATGAATCAAAGAGACTTAAAAAAGATCTAAGCGAATCAAAAAAACAGGTGACCCAACTCAATCGCGAACTGAAGCGAAAGGAAGCAGCATTGGCTGAAACAGCAGCATTACTGGTGCTCAGAAAAAAGGCACAAGCGATCTGGGGGGAGCCCGAGGACGAATGA